One window of Chryseobacterium indologenes genomic DNA carries:
- a CDS encoding arylamine N-acetyltransferase family protein codes for MNTFNLEKYFERIHFSGTPEMSMEVLKTIHQLHPKHIPFENIDSYTGTVPSLDLDDIFKKLVTELRGGYCYEQNLLLREVLSSLGFNIELQLGRVVWQREADSSAARSHLMLIADVEGQKYLVDCGFGTTTLTTPLLLNDEEPQQTPNGLFKISKKEGMYVLWIWKENWLPIYRFALEQAEHADLEISNWYLSTHPESNFKKNLVLSKVDEEARYTFSQNTLNIRYEKGEKESVLINSNEELFAMLKNTFGLKENAVELLKSKIGN; via the coding sequence ATGAATACATTCAACCTGGAAAAATATTTCGAACGGATTCATTTCTCCGGAACTCCAGAAATGAGTATGGAGGTATTGAAAACAATACACCAGCTTCATCCTAAGCATATTCCTTTTGAGAATATTGATTCTTACACAGGAACAGTTCCTTCTCTGGATCTCGATGATATTTTCAAAAAACTGGTTACAGAATTGAGGGGTGGATATTGCTATGAGCAGAATTTACTTTTAAGAGAAGTACTCTCAAGCTTGGGATTCAATATTGAACTGCAATTGGGAAGGGTAGTATGGCAAAGAGAAGCAGACAGTAGTGCTGCCAGAAGCCATTTAATGCTAATAGCTGATGTAGAAGGGCAAAAATATCTGGTAGATTGCGGTTTTGGAACTACTACACTTACCACCCCCTTGTTACTGAATGACGAAGAACCACAACAGACACCGAACGGTCTTTTTAAAATTTCAAAAAAAGAAGGAATGTATGTCCTGTGGATCTGGAAAGAAAATTGGCTGCCGATTTATCGTTTTGCACTGGAACAAGCTGAACATGCAGATCTGGAAATTTCCAACTGGTATTTGTCTACACATCCTGAATCCAATTTTAAGAAAAATCTGGTGCTTTCCAAAGTAGATGAAGAAGCCCGCTACACTTTCAGTCAGAATACACTGAATATAAGATATGAAAAAGGAGAGAAAGAATCTGTTTTGATTAATAGTAATGAAGAGCTGTTTGCTATGCTGAAAAATACCTTCGGATTGAAAGAAAATGCAGTAGAACTATTGAAATCAAAAATTGGAAATTAA
- a CDS encoding Sec-independent protein translocase subunit TatA/TatB, with product MELSIGEMALIAIAIVVLFGPDKLPQIARDLGAGVRKMRGAVEDIKTEIMKETDNPVSEIKREIEKVKDAAKDFNPMKDIEKDILTEPGTLASNEPPKPKPADDETYEGPVSR from the coding sequence ATGGAATTAAGCATTGGAGAAATGGCACTCATTGCCATTGCAATCGTTGTGTTATTCGGACCGGATAAACTGCCTCAGATTGCGCGTGACTTAGGTGCAGGCGTTAGAAAAATGCGTGGAGCAGTAGAAGATATCAAGACTGAAATCATGAAGGAAACAGATAATCCTGTTTCTGAAATAAAGCGTGAGATTGAAAAGGTAAAAGATGCTGCCAAAGATTTCAACCCGATGAAGGATATCGAAAAAGATATTCTTACAGAACCTGGTACTCTTGCTTCTAACGAACCTCCAAAGCCGAAGCCGGCTGATGATGAGACTTATGAAGGACCTGTAAGCAGATAA
- a CDS encoding phosphatase PAP2 family protein → MEEIIQEDKKVFLYLNNLGDSSFDQFWMLISSTWIWVPLYIIFLYFLYKNYQLRTLVFILIFIGLGAVVSDQLANVFKYGVARLRPCHDPTLEHHMRIVKCGGQFGFYSAHASNTFFLATYLGILLKKKIKWFPYAIFVWALVVSYSRIYLGVHFPIDILVGAFVGSLLGVIFGALAKKVINKQTITS, encoded by the coding sequence ATGGAGGAAATCATTCAGGAAGATAAAAAGGTATTTCTTTACCTTAATAATCTGGGAGATTCATCTTTCGACCAGTTTTGGATGCTGATTTCAAGTACCTGGATCTGGGTACCTCTTTATATTATTTTTCTTTATTTTTTATACAAAAATTATCAACTAAGAACTTTAGTTTTTATTCTTATATTTATTGGGCTGGGAGCTGTTGTTTCTGATCAGCTGGCCAATGTTTTCAAATACGGGGTTGCGAGGTTGAGACCATGCCATGACCCTACTTTGGAACATCATATGAGGATTGTGAAATGTGGCGGACAGTTTGGGTTTTATTCAGCTCATGCTTCCAATACCTTCTTTTTGGCAACTTATTTAGGTATTTTACTGAAAAAGAAGATTAAATGGTTTCCTTATGCTATATTTGTATGGGCTCTGGTTGTTTCGTACAGCAGAATCTATTTAGGAGTGCATTTCCCAATTGATATTTTGGTGGGGGCGTTTGTTGGATCTTTATTGGGAGTGATATTTGGTGCACTCGCCAAAAAAGTGATCAATAAACAAACTATAACCTCATGA
- a CDS encoding tetratricopeptide repeat protein yields the protein MKKTLLLVTSLCFSLNFYAQDKKLAAECFNKADYKCAEEQYLKLAEKEQIQKFQSEYYDYLGTAQRRLGKTTQAFKSYDSALKANPMSVSVYVNLSSLYSQKGNKIKALEYVEKGLKVNPETPDLYLTRSKIYDSQGKKELAIKDLNQILTFAPDNIFAKTGLANLKKNNGDLDGALKDYNTLISEKPESLLYNGRADVYFKMKKYKEALTDANKAISIDPKFAQSYVSKAMILMDTSKLKEACTNLDKAVALGYEKAVLTDSYAKCGKK from the coding sequence ATGAAAAAAACTTTATTATTAGTAACTTCCCTTTGTTTTTCCCTTAATTTCTATGCCCAGGATAAAAAACTGGCCGCAGAATGTTTTAATAAAGCTGATTATAAGTGTGCTGAAGAGCAATACTTAAAACTAGCTGAGAAAGAGCAGATTCAAAAATTTCAGTCGGAATATTATGATTATCTCGGGACGGCTCAGAGGAGGCTGGGGAAGACGACTCAGGCTTTTAAATCTTATGATTCTGCCTTAAAAGCAAATCCTATGTCAGTTTCCGTGTATGTTAACCTCTCATCGCTTTACAGCCAGAAAGGAAACAAGATCAAAGCACTGGAATATGTAGAAAAAGGATTGAAAGTGAATCCTGAGACTCCGGATTTATATCTTACCCGTTCCAAAATCTACGACAGTCAGGGAAAGAAGGAGCTTGCCATCAAAGATCTTAATCAGATTCTGACGTTTGCACCCGATAATATTTTTGCAAAAACAGGATTGGCCAACCTGAAAAAAAATAATGGTGACCTGGATGGCGCTTTAAAAGATTACAATACACTTATTTCTGAAAAACCCGAATCATTGCTGTACAATGGCCGCGCTGATGTGTATTTTAAAATGAAAAAATATAAAGAAGCACTTACTGATGCGAATAAAGCTATTTCCATAGATCCGAAATTTGCGCAATCCTATGTGAGCAAAGCTATGATTCTGATGGATACTTCCAAACTTAAAGAAGCATGTACAAATCTGGATAAAGCGGTTGCTTTGGGCTATGAAAAAGCAGTGCTGACGGATTCCTATGCTAAATGTGGTAAGAAATAA
- a CDS encoding tRNA (cytidine(34)-2'-O)-methyltransferase — protein MLNIVLVEPEIPNNTGNIGRLCVGTESRLHLVHPFGFVINDKNLKRSGLDYWVHLDVSEYENVEEWIQQIPDRSRVFLMSSHAEKSYLETDFQDGDWLVFGKESVGLSEEVLDRFENHLTIPMSKLIRSFNIANSVAFVVGEAKRQIGLK, from the coding sequence ATGCTGAATATTGTTCTTGTAGAACCTGAAATACCAAATAACACAGGAAATATCGGAAGATTATGTGTAGGAACCGAAAGCAGATTACACCTGGTTCATCCATTTGGATTTGTAATTAATGACAAAAACCTGAAGCGTTCCGGACTGGATTATTGGGTACATCTCGATGTTTCTGAATATGAAAATGTTGAAGAATGGATTCAGCAGATCCCTGATCGGTCCCGTGTTTTTTTAATGAGTTCACATGCTGAAAAATCATATCTGGAAACCGATTTTCAGGATGGAGATTGGCTGGTGTTCGGAAAAGAGAGTGTGGGGCTTAGTGAAGAGGTTTTGGACCGCTTTGAAAATCATCTGACCATTCCTATGTCTAAACTGATCAGGAGTTTTAATATCGCCAATTCCGTTGCTTTTGTAGTAGGGGAGGCGAAAAGGCAGATTGGACTGAAATAA
- a CDS encoding 23S rRNA (pseudouridine(1915)-N(3))-methyltransferase RlmH codes for MRISLLCIGKTDDKEITSLINYYLNRLPKHWNFEITEIPDVKNAKNLSPELLKKEEAKLFLNHIDKNDLLVILDEKGKQFTSREFSQKIDTWMNSSVKKVHILIGGAYGFSEEMYSRANEKMSLSKMTFTHQMIRLFIVEQLYRADQILQGKPYHND; via the coding sequence ATGCGAATCAGTTTACTTTGTATCGGTAAAACAGACGATAAGGAAATTACGTCTTTAATCAATTACTATCTCAACCGTTTACCCAAACACTGGAATTTTGAAATCACTGAAATCCCGGATGTTAAAAACGCTAAAAACCTATCTCCTGAACTTCTTAAAAAGGAAGAAGCCAAATTGTTTTTAAATCATATTGATAAAAATGATCTGTTAGTAATTCTTGATGAAAAAGGAAAACAGTTTACCAGCCGTGAATTTTCACAGAAAATTGATACCTGGATGAATTCTTCTGTAAAAAAAGTACACATCCTGATTGGAGGTGCTTATGGCTTTTCTGAAGAAATGTACAGCAGAGCGAATGAAAAAATGTCTTTATCTAAAATGACCTTTACCCACCAGATGATCCGCCTGTTCATTGTTGAGCAGCTTTACCGCGCTGATCAGATTTTACAGGGCAAACCTTATCATAACGATTAA
- a CDS encoding YihY/virulence factor BrkB family protein: MSVKVPRFILKIQEFFDSIHIPVLGISLWQMFQIYISGIFKGKIGRKAAAISWSFTISLFPFILFLLSVLPYMPHYDKLQFYIFDVLMHNVFPSNMEGDVRGYIESNIIPNMRGISNLTIVLALVFATNGTFSLINGFNENTDEKLSDVKEFILSFFITIGFITIVFLALFGVYYVEVVMKLFTPAYDITWLVDNLSSIIGFVSFPLFYFILLTLFYWLGTVKITRFRQAVPGAILTTILFVVTTYIFAIYVKDIARYNVLYGSIGSMILLMVWVNVNVYLLLFGNELNMAIRKLRIEKLLSDEIQRETIHYHSQITEPDFDGDEEHKRKLETRKKD, from the coding sequence ATGAGTGTAAAGGTTCCCAGATTTATTTTGAAGATTCAAGAGTTTTTTGACAGCATCCATATTCCTGTTTTGGGAATATCGCTTTGGCAGATGTTTCAGATCTATATCTCCGGGATTTTCAAAGGAAAAATTGGTAGAAAAGCGGCGGCTATTTCCTGGAGTTTTACCATAAGTCTTTTTCCGTTTATTCTGTTTCTGCTTTCTGTTTTACCTTATATGCCGCATTATGATAAACTACAGTTCTATATTTTTGATGTACTGATGCATAATGTGTTCCCTTCAAATATGGAAGGTGACGTAAGAGGATATATAGAAAGCAATATCATCCCCAATATGAGAGGAATCAGTAATCTTACCATTGTTCTTGCACTTGTTTTTGCTACCAACGGTACATTTTCTCTGATTAATGGTTTTAATGAGAACACGGATGAAAAACTGAGTGATGTAAAGGAGTTTATTCTTTCATTCTTTATCACAATTGGCTTTATTACCATCGTTTTTTTAGCACTTTTCGGGGTGTATTATGTGGAGGTCGTAATGAAGCTGTTTACCCCTGCTTATGATATTACCTGGCTTGTAGATAACCTCTCCAGTATCATCGGATTCGTTTCTTTTCCTCTTTTTTACTTTATCCTTCTGACCTTATTTTATTGGTTGGGAACCGTAAAAATTACAAGATTCCGTCAGGCGGTTCCTGGTGCTATTTTAACCACAATACTGTTCGTTGTTACTACTTATATTTTTGCGATTTATGTAAAGGATATTGCGCGGTATAACGTACTTTACGGATCTATCGGAAGTATGATCCTGCTAATGGTTTGGGTGAATGTGAATGTATATCTGCTTTTATTCGGAAATGAGCTGAATATGGCCATCAGAAAGCTCAGAATAGAAAAGCTGCTGTCTGATGAAATTCAGAGAGAAACCATACACTATCACAGCCAGATTACAGAACCTGACTTTGACGGTGACGAAGAACATAAGAGAAAACTGGAAACCCGAAAAAAAGATTAA
- the nhaA gene encoding Na+/H+ antiporter NhaA: MNLSLYFKKFFNNSQSSGIILIFCVLVSLLIANSSAAENFQHFLDKEVGTHLFGLEYPVSIWINDGLMAVFFLLVGLEIKRELVEGELSSFKNASLPIFAAVGGMLVPAVIYSIFNTGTEYSNGWGIPMATDIAFSLAIISMLGKKIPNSIKIFLAALAIVDDLGAILVIAIFYTEQIHWSYLLLSFGVTALLFILNFLKVTKTIFYIIPGLFLWYFLHHSGIHATIAGVLLAFSIPTNASHVEISPLEKLEHQLHIPVSFLIMPIFALTNTNITFSSEMVAGVTSTLGLGIICGLVLGKLIGINLFSLIAIKLKLSSLPQNSNWLQMIGVGLLAGIGFTMSIFIALLSFKGEIPIQDEAKFAILIASFIAAIAGFTILSISSKENPELEEN; this comes from the coding sequence ATGAATTTATCTCTATATTTTAAAAAATTTTTCAACAACAGTCAGTCTTCAGGAATTATTCTTATTTTCTGTGTACTTGTTTCATTGCTTATTGCCAATTCATCCGCTGCAGAAAACTTTCAGCATTTTTTAGACAAAGAAGTGGGTACCCATCTTTTTGGGCTGGAATATCCTGTCAGTATCTGGATCAATGACGGATTGATGGCCGTATTCTTCCTTTTGGTAGGCCTTGAAATAAAACGGGAACTGGTAGAAGGTGAACTTTCATCTTTTAAAAACGCTTCGCTTCCCATTTTTGCAGCAGTAGGCGGAATGCTTGTTCCTGCTGTAATCTACAGCATTTTCAATACCGGAACGGAATATAGCAATGGCTGGGGAATTCCTATGGCTACGGATATTGCTTTTTCACTGGCAATTATTTCAATGCTGGGTAAAAAGATTCCCAATTCTATCAAGATATTTTTAGCAGCATTGGCTATTGTAGACGACCTGGGAGCTATTCTTGTGATTGCTATTTTCTATACCGAACAAATTCACTGGAGCTATCTCCTGTTATCTTTTGGAGTGACTGCCCTGCTGTTTATTTTAAATTTCTTAAAAGTAACCAAAACTATATTTTATATTATTCCCGGACTGTTTTTATGGTATTTCCTTCATCACTCCGGAATTCATGCTACTATAGCAGGTGTTTTACTTGCCTTTTCAATACCTACCAATGCTTCCCATGTAGAAATATCACCATTGGAAAAACTGGAGCATCAGCTTCACATTCCGGTAAGCTTTCTGATCATGCCTATATTTGCTTTAACGAACACCAATATTACTTTTTCCAGTGAAATGGTTGCCGGTGTTACAAGTACATTAGGATTGGGAATTATTTGCGGTTTGGTATTGGGTAAACTGATCGGTATCAATTTGTTTTCACTTATTGCCATCAAATTAAAGCTTAGTTCTCTGCCTCAAAACAGCAACTGGCTTCAGATGATTGGTGTAGGTCTGTTGGCCGGAATTGGATTTACCATGTCCATTTTTATTGCATTACTTTCTTTTAAAGGAGAAATCCCTATTCAGGATGAAGCGAAATTTGCTATTTTGATTGCGTCATTTATAGCTGCTATTGCAGGATTTACCATATTAAGTATAAGTTCAAAAGAAAATCCTGAACTGGAAGAGAATTAA
- a CDS encoding RelA/SpoT family protein, with protein MSYDLEQENKEILARYKDLISNTYRTLDEENNKLIRKAFDIALDAHKDQRRKTGEPYIYHPIAVAKIVATEIGLGATSIACALLHDVIEDSDYTYEDLKKIFGEKIASIVNGLTKISIMNHQNISVQSENYRKLLLTLSEDFRVILIKIADRLHNMRTLESMAPDKQKKIASETVYIYAPMAHRLGLYNIKSELEDLSLKYNSPEVYNEITEKLELAKESRERYIEEFTKEVSERLREEGLNFKIKGRAKAISSIYRKMLKQGVSFEEVFDNYAIRIIYKSDAKNEKFLAWKIYSIVTDVYHSNPSRMRDWITQPRSTGYESLHLTVLGPDRKWIEVQIRSERMDEIAEKGVAAHYKYKEGYKQSSDDRNFEKWVTEIREVLEQQQNLSTSELLDNIKLNLYSKEVFVFTPKGEIKILPTNATALDFAFSVHSDLGMKCLGAKINGKLVPISYILQNGDQVDILSSQNQKPKSDWLEFVVTSKAKSKIKSYLNSQKNQLVEEGKEILQRKLRHAKINFNDEEINKLQKFFNLKSSQELFLKFQSNELDVSSLRKYIESKNVFNNLLSRFRKSPNKSQHFEEPKEENLDMIVFGKDEEKLNYTYAKCCTVIPGDKIFGFITISDGIKVHSDSCPNAINLRAQYDYRVIPAKWVNAESFKNRVKIEIEGLDRMGMINDITTVISGSMGMDMKSLSIESNNGIFTGNIILEVKNKGQLEETFKKLKNINGVSRVRRLQS; from the coding sequence ATGAGTTACGATTTAGAACAAGAGAATAAGGAGATCCTTGCAAGATATAAGGACCTGATTTCTAACACATACAGAACGTTGGATGAGGAAAATAACAAACTCATCCGAAAGGCTTTCGATATCGCTTTAGATGCCCACAAGGATCAAAGGAGAAAAACCGGAGAGCCTTATATCTACCACCCTATTGCTGTTGCTAAAATTGTAGCAACGGAGATTGGTCTGGGAGCAACTTCTATTGCCTGTGCACTTTTGCATGATGTGATTGAAGATTCTGATTATACTTACGAAGATCTGAAAAAAATCTTTGGAGAAAAAATCGCCAGTATCGTGAATGGACTGACTAAGATCTCCATCATGAACCACCAGAATATCTCTGTACAATCTGAAAATTACAGAAAACTGTTATTGACTTTATCCGAAGATTTCAGAGTTATTCTGATTAAAATTGCAGACCGTCTTCATAATATGAGGACACTGGAAAGTATGGCTCCGGATAAGCAGAAAAAAATCGCTTCAGAAACGGTTTATATCTATGCTCCTATGGCCCACCGTCTCGGATTGTACAACATCAAATCTGAGCTGGAAGACCTTTCACTAAAATATAATAGTCCCGAAGTATACAACGAGATCACGGAGAAATTGGAACTTGCCAAAGAAAGCCGTGAAAGATATATAGAAGAATTTACCAAAGAAGTATCTGAAAGACTTCGTGAAGAAGGCTTAAATTTTAAAATCAAAGGCCGAGCAAAAGCAATTTCCTCTATTTACAGAAAGATGCTTAAGCAGGGAGTTTCCTTTGAAGAGGTTTTTGATAACTATGCCATCAGGATTATTTACAAATCGGATGCTAAAAATGAAAAGTTTTTAGCCTGGAAGATCTACTCTATCGTTACAGATGTCTACCACAGTAACCCATCAAGAATGCGTGACTGGATTACACAGCCACGTTCTACGGGCTATGAAAGTTTACACTTAACCGTTTTAGGTCCGGACAGAAAATGGATTGAAGTTCAGATCCGTTCTGAACGTATGGATGAAATTGCTGAAAAAGGTGTTGCCGCTCACTACAAATACAAAGAAGGCTATAAACAGAGTTCTGACGACAGAAACTTTGAAAAATGGGTAACTGAAATCCGTGAAGTTCTGGAACAGCAGCAGAACCTTTCTACTTCGGAGCTTTTGGATAATATTAAGCTTAATTTATACTCCAAAGAGGTATTTGTATTTACCCCGAAAGGAGAAATTAAAATTCTTCCCACCAATGCTACCGCTCTGGATTTTGCCTTTTCAGTCCATTCTGACTTAGGAATGAAATGTCTGGGAGCTAAAATCAATGGAAAGCTGGTTCCTATTTCCTATATCCTTCAAAACGGGGATCAGGTGGATATTCTTTCATCACAGAATCAGAAACCAAAATCTGACTGGCTGGAATTCGTAGTGACTTCTAAGGCCAAATCAAAGATAAAAAGTTATCTGAACTCTCAGAAAAACCAACTGGTAGAGGAAGGAAAAGAAATCCTGCAAAGAAAACTTCGTCATGCGAAAATCAATTTCAATGATGAAGAAATTAATAAACTTCAAAAGTTCTTTAATTTAAAATCTTCTCAGGAGCTATTTCTCAAATTCCAAAGCAATGAACTGGATGTCAGCAGCTTGAGAAAATACATTGAAAGTAAAAACGTATTCAACAACTTACTTTCAAGATTCAGAAAATCACCTAATAAGAGTCAGCATTTCGAGGAGCCGAAAGAGGAAAACCTTGACATGATTGTCTTTGGGAAGGACGAAGAGAAGCTTAACTATACCTATGCAAAATGTTGTACGGTAATTCCAGGGGATAAAATTTTCGGATTCATCACCATCTCAGACGGAATTAAAGTTCACAGTGACAGCTGCCCGAATGCCATCAACCTGAGAGCGCAGTATGACTACCGTGTCATTCCTGCCAAATGGGTCAATGCCGAAAGCTTCAAAAACAGAGTAAAAATTGAAATTGAAGGACTTGACAGAATGGGTATGATCAATGATATCACCACTGTCATCAGTGGAAGTATGGGAATGGATATGAAAAGTCTTTCTATTGAATCCAACAATGGGATTTTCACTGGAAATATCATTCTCGAAGTTAAAAATAAAGGCCAGCTGGAAGAAACTTTCAAAAAGCTTAAAAATATTAATGGTGTTTCAAGAGTGAGACGACTACAATCATAA
- the acs gene encoding acetate--CoA ligase has product MRNYLIEDLPQYFEDYKKSIKNPKKFWDKVADQNFVWYQRWSKVVKYDMNEAKITWFKNAKLNITKNCIDRHLAVRGDKTAIIWEPNDPKEEAQHISYQELYTRVNKTANVLHDMGIKKGDRVCIYLPMIPELAITMLACAKLGAVHSVIFAGFSASAVASRVNDCEAKMVITSDGSYRGNKVLDLKSIVDDALEKTPTVENVLVVKRTHNEIKMKEGRDHWMADLYEKASADFVTVIMDSEDPLFILYTSGSTGKPKGMLHTCAGYMVYTAYTFKNVFNYKENDIYWCTADIGWITGHSYILYGPLLNGATTVIFEGVPTYPEPDRFWEVIEKHKITQFYTAPTAIRSLAKESAEWVDKHDLSSLKVIGSVGEPINDEAWHWFNDHVGKKKCPIVDTWWQTETGGIMISPLPFVTPTKPTYATLPLPGVQPVLMDDKRNEITGNQVTGNLCIRFPWPGIARTIWGDHQRYKETYFTAFPGKYFTGDGALRDEVGYYRITGRVDDVIIVSGHNLGTAPIEDSINQHPAVAESAIVGYPHDIKGNALYGYVMLKESGEGRDKENLKKEINQLISDQIGPIAKLDKIQFVSGLPKTRSGKIMRRILRKIAEGDFSNFGDISTLLNPEIVEEIKNERI; this is encoded by the coding sequence ATGAGAAATTACTTAATAGAAGATTTACCACAGTATTTTGAAGATTATAAAAAGTCTATCAAAAATCCTAAAAAATTCTGGGATAAGGTAGCAGATCAAAATTTCGTGTGGTACCAAAGATGGAGCAAGGTTGTTAAGTACGATATGAATGAAGCTAAAATCACCTGGTTCAAAAACGCGAAACTGAATATTACCAAAAACTGTATTGACAGACATCTTGCCGTAAGGGGAGATAAAACAGCCATCATCTGGGAACCTAATGATCCAAAGGAAGAAGCACAGCATATTTCCTACCAGGAATTGTATACCCGTGTGAATAAAACGGCTAATGTTTTACATGATATGGGCATTAAAAAGGGAGACAGGGTGTGTATTTATCTTCCCATGATTCCTGAACTTGCTATTACCATGCTTGCCTGTGCAAAGCTGGGGGCAGTACATTCTGTGATCTTTGCAGGATTCTCAGCTTCGGCAGTAGCTTCAAGGGTAAATGATTGTGAAGCAAAAATGGTGATCACCTCAGATGGAAGTTACAGAGGAAATAAAGTTCTTGACCTGAAAAGTATTGTTGATGATGCTTTGGAAAAAACACCAACGGTTGAAAACGTTCTAGTAGTCAAGAGAACCCACAACGAAATTAAAATGAAAGAAGGAAGAGATCACTGGATGGCCGATCTTTATGAGAAAGCTTCTGCTGATTTCGTTACGGTAATTATGGATTCTGAAGATCCGCTTTTCATTCTATATACTTCAGGATCTACGGGAAAGCCAAAAGGAATGCTTCATACCTGTGCCGGATATATGGTGTATACTGCTTATACATTCAAAAATGTATTCAATTATAAAGAAAATGATATTTATTGGTGTACTGCAGATATCGGATGGATCACGGGACATTCTTATATTCTTTACGGGCCTTTATTAAATGGGGCTACCACTGTAATTTTTGAAGGAGTTCCTACCTATCCTGAACCGGACCGCTTCTGGGAGGTGATTGAAAAACATAAGATCACTCAGTTTTATACCGCTCCTACGGCAATCCGTTCTTTAGCGAAAGAAAGTGCGGAATGGGTAGATAAACATGATCTGAGTTCCCTGAAAGTCATTGGTTCTGTAGGTGAACCTATTAATGATGAGGCGTGGCATTGGTTCAATGACCATGTTGGAAAGAAAAAATGTCCGATCGTAGATACGTGGTGGCAAACTGAAACAGGAGGAATCATGATTTCACCGCTTCCTTTTGTTACTCCGACGAAACCTACTTACGCTACTCTCCCACTGCCAGGTGTACAACCTGTTTTGATGGACGATAAACGAAATGAAATTACCGGAAATCAGGTGACCGGAAATCTTTGTATCCGTTTTCCATGGCCGGGAATCGCCAGAACGATCTGGGGTGACCATCAAAGGTATAAAGAAACCTATTTTACTGCTTTCCCTGGGAAATACTTTACAGGTGACGGCGCCTTGAGAGATGAAGTGGGTTATTACAGAATTACGGGACGTGTAGATGATGTGATCATCGTTTCCGGACACAACCTTGGAACTGCTCCTATTGAAGACAGTATCAACCAGCACCCTGCCGTTGCAGAATCTGCTATTGTAGGCTATCCTCATGACATCAAAGGAAATGCACTATACGGTTATGTAATGCTTAAAGAATCCGGTGAAGGACGTGATAAGGAAAACCTGAAAAAGGAGATCAATCAGTTGATTTCAGATCAGATCGGGCCAATTGCCAAGCTTGATAAAATACAGTTTGTTTCCGGACTTCCAAAAACGCGTTCAGGAAAAATCATGCGTAGAATCCTGAGAAAAATTGCTGAAGGTGACTTCAGTAATTTCGGAGACATCAGCACACTTTTAAATCCTGAAATTGTAGAGGAGATCAAAAACGAAAGAATTTAA